The following coding sequences lie in one Mycobacterium sp. DL440 genomic window:
- a CDS encoding alpha/beta fold hydrolase: MKLRMAVGVLVLAVLALLLNELVVAKEHRQAEPFAGGHVLDLDGPDLNVREYGPPGERAVVLLHGYSSSIEWWERVAPQLARDQRVIAIDLVGHGGSEAPDDTAAYRSDAQATAVHAALVQLGVRRAVLIGHSMGGAVSAELARQYPDLVERLVVSDTPGADDLVSMPLLGKMVCWPVIGPALDLFRGVDAISEDSLQTGFAADYTVPDYAHRSLERLTYTGLCDSTEGPHPTVETLAALHKPVLVLWGDEDALTPTAPNVARYTAAGLAPVVIKGSGHTPMVEQPDRFLAAVAPFVRTPVPAR; this comes from the coding sequence GTGAAATTGCGCATGGCCGTGGGCGTGCTGGTGTTGGCAGTGTTGGCGTTGCTGCTGAACGAACTGGTGGTGGCCAAGGAGCATCGCCAGGCCGAGCCGTTCGCAGGCGGGCACGTGCTTGACCTGGACGGTCCCGACCTCAACGTGCGGGAGTACGGGCCGCCGGGGGAGCGAGCGGTGGTGTTGCTGCACGGCTACTCGTCCTCGATCGAGTGGTGGGAACGGGTGGCCCCGCAGCTGGCCCGCGATCAGCGGGTGATCGCGATCGATCTGGTCGGCCACGGCGGCTCGGAGGCGCCCGATGACACCGCCGCGTACCGCTCGGATGCGCAGGCCACGGCGGTACATGCCGCGCTGGTGCAACTCGGTGTGCGGCGCGCGGTACTGATCGGGCACTCGATGGGCGGAGCGGTCTCGGCCGAACTGGCCCGGCAGTATCCGGACCTGGTGGAGCGGCTCGTCGTCTCGGATACCCCCGGCGCCGATGATCTGGTCAGCATGCCGCTGCTCGGAAAGATGGTGTGCTGGCCGGTGATCGGACCGGCGCTGGACCTCTTCCGGGGCGTCGACGCGATCAGCGAGGATTCACTGCAGACCGGGTTCGCCGCGGACTACACCGTGCCCGACTACGCGCACCGCTCGTTGGAGCGGCTCACCTACACCGGCTTGTGCGACTCCACCGAGGGCCCACATCCGACCGTGGAAACGCTTGCCGCACTGCACAAGCCGGTGCTCGTGCTGTGGGGTGACGAGGATGCGCTGACCCCGACCGCGCCGAATGTCGCGCGTTACACCGCGGCCGGGTTGGCCCCCGTGGTGATCAAAGGGTCCGGGCACACGCCGATGGTCGAACAGCCGGATCGGTTCCTGGCCGCTGTGGCGCCGTTCGTCAGGACCCCAGTCCCCGCGAGATGA
- a CDS encoding LysR family transcriptional regulator, with product MHLDELQWFVVLAETEHVTDAAAELGISQPTLSRALARLEEQVGVPLFDRVNRRLRLNAYGHILLEHARRSIAEIRTASERIAELRDPDTGTVRLAFLHSQAGWYVPDLLRRFRTEAPLVRFELFQGAAHEIVERLAGGEADLAITSPRPDGYRWRGLYMERLCLAVPREHRFARRSRIRLADAGAEPFVALAPGFGLRQLTDELCAEAGISPPVVFEAMEIPTMEGLVAAGFGVAVVPVPRPERAEPGAAYVPLSESSAKRQIGLTWNADRPLPPAAARLAEFIMHNVHDFD from the coding sequence ATGCATCTGGACGAGCTGCAGTGGTTCGTGGTGCTCGCCGAAACCGAGCACGTCACCGACGCCGCAGCCGAACTCGGCATCAGCCAGCCCACCCTGTCGCGCGCACTGGCCCGGCTCGAGGAGCAAGTGGGGGTTCCGCTGTTCGATCGGGTGAACCGGCGGCTTCGGCTCAACGCCTACGGACACATCCTGTTGGAGCACGCCCGCCGCAGCATCGCCGAAATCCGCACGGCCAGCGAGCGAATCGCCGAGTTGCGTGATCCCGATACCGGAACGGTGCGGCTGGCCTTCCTGCACTCGCAGGCCGGTTGGTACGTGCCGGATCTGTTGCGCCGGTTCCGGACCGAGGCTCCGCTGGTGCGCTTCGAGCTGTTCCAGGGCGCGGCCCACGAGATCGTCGAACGCCTGGCCGGCGGCGAGGCCGACCTGGCGATCACCTCGCCGCGGCCAGACGGATACCGCTGGCGCGGGCTGTACATGGAACGGTTGTGCCTGGCGGTGCCGCGCGAGCACCGTTTCGCCCGCCGTTCCAGGATCCGGCTGGCCGACGCCGGAGCCGAGCCCTTCGTTGCTCTGGCACCTGGCTTCGGGTTGCGCCAGCTCACCGACGAACTGTGCGCCGAGGCCGGTATCTCACCACCGGTGGTGTTCGAGGCCATGGAGATCCCGACCATGGAAGGGCTGGTGGCCGCGGGTTTCGGGGTCGCGGTCGTCCCGGTGCCCCGGCCCGAACGCGCTGAACCCGGGGCCGCGTACGTGCCGCTGTCGGAGAGTTCGGCCAAACGTCAGATCGGGCTGACGTGGAACGCCGACCGCCCGCTGCCTCCCGCCGCGGCGCGTCTGGCGGAATTCATCATGCAT
- a CDS encoding LCP family protein, translating to MNTPVHAANAPRHRMPRRGVRAARRAAVGLVAASVLAGTGAGWVTYHGALDGITTSNALDGGPVSSGDTENILIMGLDSRLDQHGNPLPEDVYQALHAGDETVGGYNANVLIVVHLPGDGGPATAFSIPRDDYVDLAGCDISPCKGKVKQAYGWAYQREMESLEADSENPSANEQQAREAGRKAEIATVRNLLGIPIDHFVEVTLGAFFEIAKAVAPITVCLNADTADPYSGADFHQGVQEIDAAQAMAFVRQRRDVNDENFTDLDRTRRQQAFIAALVSALGKSGTLNSPTGLRSLLGVVKQNVALDAGFDLPSFARRASALTDKPPTLYTLPIKEFSQNSSGEDINIVDVPTIRKIVHDLVSKDDATSSSAPSSKAQTLNGHGAVLDVINASTYSGLAAQLETTFGAHGFTEGQIGDGESLAATTTIDYGTGAEAAAQSLADDLGVIANPSSEVVPGTVQLTVGTDFPGDDYLSGSSDTTSSSGSESESGSDSTWDSSGETTEETTPSTPVTTVAATATGTYTPAPTDLSQMKVSGIPCVK from the coding sequence ATGAACACACCTGTCCACGCCGCCAACGCCCCCCGGCACCGGATGCCGCGTCGGGGCGTGCGCGCGGCCCGACGCGCCGCAGTCGGCCTGGTTGCGGCGTCGGTGCTGGCCGGTACCGGTGCGGGCTGGGTGACTTACCACGGCGCCCTGGACGGCATCACCACCTCCAATGCACTCGATGGTGGTCCGGTCTCCTCGGGTGACACCGAGAACATCCTGATCATGGGGTTGGACAGCCGGCTCGATCAGCACGGCAACCCGCTGCCCGAGGATGTGTACCAGGCCCTGCACGCCGGTGACGAGACTGTCGGCGGCTACAACGCCAATGTGCTGATCGTGGTGCACCTGCCCGGTGACGGCGGCCCGGCCACCGCGTTCTCCATTCCCCGCGACGACTATGTGGACCTGGCCGGGTGCGACATCTCTCCGTGCAAGGGCAAGGTCAAACAGGCTTACGGTTGGGCCTATCAGCGCGAGATGGAATCGCTGGAGGCCGACTCCGAAAATCCGTCGGCGAATGAGCAGCAGGCCCGGGAGGCGGGCCGCAAGGCAGAGATCGCCACGGTCCGAAACCTGCTCGGCATTCCGATCGACCATTTCGTCGAGGTCACTCTCGGCGCATTCTTCGAAATCGCCAAGGCCGTGGCACCGATCACGGTCTGCCTCAATGCCGACACCGCAGACCCCTACTCCGGGGCGGACTTTCACCAGGGTGTCCAGGAAATCGACGCGGCCCAGGCGATGGCCTTCGTGCGTCAGCGTCGCGACGTCAACGACGAGAACTTCACCGACCTCGACCGCACCCGCCGTCAACAGGCGTTCATCGCCGCATTGGTATCGGCGCTGGGCAAGAGTGGAACGCTGAACAGCCCGACCGGATTGCGCAGCCTGCTGGGCGTGGTCAAGCAGAACGTCGCGCTCGATGCGGGATTCGACCTGCCCAGTTTTGCCCGACGTGCCTCCGCGCTGACCGACAAACCCCCGACGCTCTACACCCTGCCGATCAAGGAGTTCAGCCAGAACTCCTCCGGCGAGGACATCAACATCGTGGATGTACCGACGATCCGCAAGATCGTGCACGACCTCGTCTCCAAGGACGACGCGACGTCGTCATCGGCCCCCTCCAGCAAGGCTCAGACGCTCAATGGTCACGGTGCGGTGCTCGACGTGATCAACGCGTCCACCTACAGCGGACTGGCCGCCCAACTCGAAACCACCTTCGGCGCACATGGATTCACTGAGGGACAGATCGGCGACGGCGAATCGCTGGCTGCCACCACCACGATCGACTACGGGACCGGCGCCGAAGCCGCCGCCCAGTCGCTGGCCGATGATCTCGGCGTGATCGCGAACCCGTCGTCGGAGGTGGTGCCCGGCACGGTGCAGTTGACGGTGGGCACCGATTTCCCCGGCGACGATTACCTGTCCGGATCCAGCGATACGACATCGTCGTCGGGGTCCGAGTCGGAATCCGGGTCGGATTCCACCTGGGACTCGAGCGGCGAGACGACGGAGGAGACCACGCCCAGCACCCCGGTGACGACGGTGGCGGCCACCGCGACCGGCACCTACACCCCGGCGCCCACCGACCTGAGCCAGATGAAGGTCTCCGGCATTCCCTGCGTGAAATAG
- a CDS encoding response regulator transcription factor → MLWRMAEKVRVVVGDDHPMFREGVVRALTSSGEIDVVAEADNGADALELIRTHQPQVALLDYRMPQLDGAQVAAAVSRDELPTRVLLVSAHDESAIVYTALQQGAAGFLSKESTRSELVNAVLSCAKGRDVLDPNLAAGLAGEIRRRNEPDVPVLSPREREVLDLIAKGLSIPAMAKELYLAPSTVKTHVQRLYEKLGVSDRGAAVAEAMRRRLLD, encoded by the coding sequence ATGCTGTGGCGCATGGCCGAAAAGGTGCGGGTGGTCGTGGGTGATGACCACCCGATGTTCCGCGAGGGTGTGGTGCGCGCCTTGACCTCCAGTGGCGAGATCGACGTGGTGGCCGAGGCCGACAACGGTGCCGACGCACTGGAATTGATCAGGACCCACCAGCCACAGGTCGCCCTTCTCGATTACCGGATGCCACAACTCGACGGGGCCCAGGTGGCCGCGGCGGTCAGCCGTGACGAGTTGCCCACCCGGGTGTTGCTGGTCTCAGCGCACGACGAGTCGGCGATCGTGTACACCGCGCTGCAGCAGGGCGCGGCCGGGTTCCTGTCCAAGGAGTCCACCCGCAGTGAGCTGGTGAACGCCGTGCTGTCGTGTGCCAAGGGCCGCGACGTGCTCGACCCGAACCTGGCGGCCGGGCTGGCCGGCGAGATCCGTCGTCGCAACGAACCCGACGTCCCCGTGCTCAGCCCGCGCGAACGCGAGGTGCTCGACCTGATTGCCAAGGGCCTTTCCATCCCGGCGATGGCCAAGGAGCTGTACCTGGCCCCGTCGACCGTGAAGACCCACGTGCAACGCCTCTACGAGAAGCTGGGCGTGAGCGACCGGGGCGCGGCGGTCGCGGAGGCGATGCGCCGCCGGCTGTTGGACTGA
- a CDS encoding acyl-CoA dehydrogenase family protein: MPVDRLLPSDDARDLIALTRDVADKVLDPIVDEYERDEKYPEGVMAQLGAAGLLSLPQPEEWGGGGQPYEVYLQVLEEIAARWAAIGVAVSVHSLSSHPLLAYGTEEQKKRWLPGMLSGDQIGAYSLSEPQAGSDAAALNCKATRDGDSYVLNGSKAWITHGGKADFYTLFGRTGEGSKGISCFLVPADLEGLSFGKPEEKMGLHAVPTTSAFYDNARLPADRLIGTEGQGLSIAFSALDSGRLGIAAVAVGIAQAALDEAVRYANERTTFGRKIIDHQGLGFLLADMAAAVVSARATYLDAARRRDLGLPYSTQASVAKLISTDAAMKVTTDAVQVFGGVGYTRDFRVERYMREAKITQIFEGTNQIQRLVISRGLGS, translated from the coding sequence ATGCCGGTTGATCGCCTCCTGCCCTCTGACGACGCTCGTGACCTCATCGCGCTGACCCGCGATGTCGCCGACAAGGTCCTCGACCCGATCGTCGACGAGTACGAGCGCGACGAGAAGTACCCCGAAGGCGTCATGGCCCAACTTGGCGCGGCCGGGCTACTGAGCCTGCCCCAGCCCGAGGAGTGGGGCGGCGGCGGTCAGCCCTACGAGGTCTACCTGCAGGTACTCGAGGAGATCGCCGCTCGGTGGGCGGCCATCGGCGTCGCGGTCAGCGTGCACAGCCTCTCGTCGCACCCGCTGCTCGCCTACGGCACCGAGGAGCAGAAGAAGCGTTGGCTGCCCGGCATGCTCTCGGGTGACCAGATCGGTGCCTACAGCCTGTCGGAACCCCAGGCCGGCTCGGATGCCGCGGCACTGAACTGCAAGGCGACCCGCGACGGCGACAGCTACGTCCTCAACGGGTCCAAGGCGTGGATCACGCACGGCGGTAAGGCCGACTTCTATACCTTGTTCGGCCGCACCGGCGAGGGCTCCAAGGGCATCTCGTGCTTTTTGGTCCCCGCCGATCTCGAGGGCTTGAGCTTCGGGAAACCCGAGGAGAAGATGGGTCTGCACGCGGTCCCGACCACCTCGGCGTTCTACGACAACGCTCGCCTGCCCGCCGATCGGCTGATCGGCACCGAAGGGCAGGGCCTGTCGATCGCGTTCTCCGCGTTGGACTCCGGCCGGCTCGGAATCGCCGCGGTCGCGGTCGGCATCGCGCAGGCCGCCCTGGACGAAGCGGTCCGGTACGCCAATGAGCGAACCACGTTCGGCCGCAAGATCATCGACCATCAAGGCCTCGGCTTCCTGCTGGCCGACATGGCCGCAGCGGTGGTCAGCGCACGCGCCACCTATCTGGATGCCGCGCGCCGTCGCGATCTCGGACTGCCCTACTCGACGCAGGCCAGCGTCGCGAAACTGATCTCCACCGACGCCGCCATGAAGGTCACCACCGATGCCGTGCAGGTGTTCGGCGGTGTCGGCTACACCCGCGACTTCCGGGTCGAGCGGTACATGCGCGAGGCCAAGATCACCCAGATCTTCGAGGGCACTAATCAGATTCAGCGCCTGGTCATCTCGCGGGGACTGGGGTCCTGA
- a CDS encoding sensor histidine kinase — translation MAGGRVVEFFTTQPVRVSALLRLPLIGLIVVLVSVWDVDHWLPVLYAVILSVYAAVAVLWLVVVFRGPMPPWAEWASTAVDVLVLVALCAVSGGATAALLPVFFLLPISVAFQDRPWLTALLGAGTALGYLAVWILYSKRDDNVGLPNIVYMHVGFLAWLAVASAALSFVLARRSARVRTLMEVRRQLVSESTRADDLRNAELAEHLHDGPLQTLLAARLDLDEIRERIPDPGLDRVHAALQETAVGLRTTVTALHPQVLAQLGLTPAVRELLRQYETRPDIAVRADLEDVGRPVGQALLYRAARELLANINKHAGATTISVGLYRSGERVVLTVADNGKGFDPSILAQSVAEGHIGLASLQVRIDAMGGSMAISSAAGFGTQVRVTL, via the coding sequence ATGGCAGGCGGGCGCGTCGTCGAATTTTTCACCACCCAACCGGTCCGGGTCTCGGCGCTGCTGCGGCTGCCACTGATCGGCCTGATCGTGGTGCTGGTCTCGGTGTGGGACGTCGACCACTGGTTGCCCGTCCTGTACGCGGTGATCCTGAGCGTGTACGCCGCCGTCGCGGTGCTGTGGTTGGTGGTGGTGTTCCGTGGGCCCATGCCGCCGTGGGCCGAGTGGGCCTCCACCGCAGTCGATGTGCTGGTGCTGGTCGCCCTGTGCGCGGTGTCGGGCGGGGCCACCGCGGCGCTGCTACCGGTGTTCTTCCTGTTGCCCATCTCCGTTGCGTTCCAAGACCGTCCGTGGCTGACCGCGCTGCTGGGAGCCGGCACCGCACTCGGGTACCTGGCGGTGTGGATCCTGTATTCCAAACGCGACGACAACGTGGGTCTGCCCAACATCGTCTACATGCACGTCGGCTTTCTGGCGTGGCTGGCGGTCGCGTCGGCTGCCCTGTCGTTTGTGCTGGCACGCCGCTCGGCACGGGTGCGGACGTTGATGGAGGTGCGTCGCCAGTTGGTATCGGAATCCACCCGGGCCGACGACCTGCGCAATGCCGAACTGGCCGAACACCTTCACGACGGGCCGCTTCAGACCCTGCTGGCCGCGCGCCTGGATCTCGACGAGATCCGCGAACGCATCCCGGATCCCGGCCTGGACCGGGTGCACGCCGCGCTGCAGGAGACCGCGGTCGGACTGCGCACCACGGTTACCGCGCTGCACCCGCAGGTGCTGGCGCAGCTGGGGCTCACCCCCGCGGTACGGGAACTGTTGCGGCAGTACGAGACTCGGCCGGATATCGCGGTGCGGGCGGACCTGGAGGACGTCGGGCGCCCCGTTGGGCAGGCGCTGCTGTACCGCGCCGCTCGCGAACTGCTGGCCAACATCAACAAACATGCCGGGGCAACCACGATTTCCGTTGGCCTCTACCGGTCGGGGGAGCGCGTCGTGCTGACCGTGGCCGACAACGGTAAGGGGTTCGACCCGTCGATATTGGCCCAGTCCGTCGCCGAGGGGCACATCGGGCTGGCCTCGCTGCAGGTGCGTATCGACGCCATGGGCGGGTCGATGGCGATCAGCTCGGCGGCCGGGTTCGGCACCCAGGTCCGGGTCACGCTGTAG
- a CDS encoding ROK family transcriptional regulator, which translates to MLHLLHRQRVVHLLRTEGPLARADLADRLGLSRPSITAIVSELIDDGTLIELDSRVEGPGYRGRPRKLLGCNPQARRVLGIWIDERRARIAVADATGNISREDETLTAGRTSAAVIKSIIRIAKKLIDEPAGGSVAAAGICLPGFIDSATGFVIESKVLGWSDVDLGKSVSRALGIPTAVQDTTQAMTLAETIAGKAREVRSALVLNCGGHLDAGLIIGGRPYAGATGVAGAIGHVPIAGSNAKCTCGQVGCVNATMSLHAMQPVAPHTEGVPLRDIDLKAVAQETSRNPVAQKIISDVIDRIAHTAILIEALLDPEILILSGLITEFEELTVALEARIDEIRPPERRGRTTTVRSQIGRDYRVAVIVALQQLDPDIAGLLRTQSS; encoded by the coding sequence GTGCTGCACCTGCTGCACCGCCAACGGGTCGTTCACCTGTTGCGGACCGAGGGTCCGTTGGCCCGGGCCGACCTGGCTGATCGGCTCGGTCTGAGCCGACCGTCGATCACGGCCATCGTGAGTGAACTGATCGATGACGGGACCTTGATCGAACTGGACTCGCGCGTCGAGGGTCCTGGCTACCGTGGCCGCCCTCGCAAACTTCTCGGCTGCAACCCGCAGGCACGGCGGGTCCTCGGCATCTGGATCGACGAACGTCGCGCGCGCATCGCCGTCGCTGACGCAACGGGCAACATCTCCCGAGAAGACGAGACACTCACCGCCGGACGAACGTCGGCAGCCGTGATCAAGTCGATCATCCGGATAGCCAAAAAACTGATCGACGAACCCGCGGGCGGTTCGGTGGCTGCCGCGGGCATCTGTTTACCGGGATTCATCGACAGTGCAACGGGATTCGTGATCGAGTCGAAAGTGCTCGGCTGGTCTGACGTGGACCTCGGCAAGTCGGTATCCCGTGCGCTCGGAATACCGACCGCCGTGCAGGACACGACGCAGGCCATGACGCTTGCCGAAACGATCGCAGGCAAGGCCAGGGAGGTCCGCTCGGCACTGGTGCTCAATTGCGGAGGTCACCTCGACGCAGGCCTGATTATCGGCGGACGACCGTATGCGGGCGCAACCGGAGTTGCCGGCGCAATAGGGCACGTACCCATCGCCGGCAGCAACGCGAAGTGCACATGCGGGCAAGTCGGGTGCGTCAACGCCACAATGTCGCTGCACGCCATGCAACCGGTCGCCCCGCACACCGAAGGTGTGCCGTTGAGGGACATCGACCTCAAGGCAGTGGCGCAGGAAACGAGTCGAAACCCGGTCGCCCAGAAGATCATCAGCGACGTGATCGACCGGATCGCGCACACGGCAATCCTCATCGAAGCGCTCCTCGATCCGGAGATCCTGATCCTCTCCGGGCTCATCACTGAGTTCGAGGAACTCACCGTCGCCCTCGAAGCGCGTATCGACGAGATCAGACCACCCGAGAGGCGTGGCCGCACCACCACCGTGCGCTCACAGATCGGTCGCGACTACCGGGTGGCGGTCATCGTCGCCCTGCAGCAACTCGATCCCGACATCGCCGGATTGTTGCGCACCCAGAGTTCGTAG